DNA sequence from the Gordonia polyisoprenivorans genome:
ATGGTGGTGCGCACCGGTTCCAGGAGCATCGAGACGGCGACAAGGGCGATCGCCAGACATCGCAACGGCCAGTTCACTTCTCTTCCGAGGGCCCGGAAGCACAGGACGATCACCAGATAGAGCGCGATGAGGATACCGACGCTCCACACGATCCGGGCGGCCTCGAACGACATCCAGGCGAACGGCATCAACACGATGACCGACACCGGCGCGTAGGTGTAGTCCATCTGGCCGAGCAGTTTTGCGTCGTAGAGGCTGCCGCCGTCCCACACCGTCAGTGCGCCGGCGCGGTAGACGTCGAGGTCGAGTTGATAGTCGAACAAACCCCAGAACGGGGTGGAAAACGGCAGGATCAGGTGCTGGCACCACAGGGCGAGTGCGGCGATCGCGAGCGCAGCCACACACAAGGCGAATCGGCGCCCGCGGCCACCTGTCACGATCGGTCACCCGGCACGCCCACCGAAGATCGGCGCCTTTCAGGAACCGTGCGCGGAGAGCAGCGTCTCCGTCGCGGCGAGCAGCACGCAGGTGGCGACACCGTCCATCGCGACCTGCAGGTCGTCGATGCTCGGGAAGGTCGGCGCCAACCGGATGTTGCGGTCGTGCGGGTCGTTCTTGTACGGGAACGTCGAACCCGCCGGTGTCAGCGCGATACCCGCGTCCTTGGCCAACGCGATGGTCCGGCTCGCCGCGCCGTCGGGCACGTCGAGATTGATGAAATAGCCGCCCTCGGGCTCGGACCACGACGCGACCTTCGACTCCGCGAGCCGATCCTCGAGGATGCCGAGCACGGTCGCGAACTTGGGGGCGAGGATGTCGCGATGGCGGGCCATGTGGGCACGCACCCCGGCGGCGTCACCGAAGAACCGCGCGTGGCGCAGCTGGTTCACCTTGTCGGGACCGATGGTCGCGAAGCCGATGTTCTCGACGAACCAGTCGACGTTGGCCTTCGACGATCCGAAGAACGAGACCCCGGCACCGGCGAAAGTGATTTTCGATGTCGAGCCGAGCACGTAGACGCGATTGGGATTGCCTGCGGCAGCGGCCATCTCGATCACCGGCAGCGGCGTCGGCGCCTCGTCGACGAGGGTGTGCACCGCGTAGGCGTTGTCCCAGTAGATACGGAAGTCGTCGGCGGCCGGCATCGACAGCAGGCCCTCGGTGACCTCCGCGGAGAAGGTGACGCCGGTCGGGTTGGAGTAGGTGGGTACCGCCCACATGCCCTTGATCGACGGGTCGGCGGCAGTCAGTGCCGCGCACGCGTCGACGTCGGGGCCGTCGGGGTTCATCGGCACCGGCACCATCTCGATGCCGTACTGCTCGGTGATCGCGAAGTGGCGGTCGTATCCGGGAACCGGGCACAGGAATTTCACCGGACCCGACGACCATGGTTGCGCCGAATCCACGGTGCCACGCAGCAACCCGAACGTCGTCAGGTGATGCATGATCTCGAGACTCGCGTTGCCGTAGGCGATCAGATTCGCGGGATCGACCGCGAAGATCTCGCTGAAGATCTCCCGCAGCTCCGGCAAACCACGCAGGCCGCCGTAGTTGCGGGTGTCGGTGCCGTCCGCGGCACGGAAATCGGCGCCGGGCAGTGACAGCAACTCGTTGGACAGATCAAGTTGCTCGGGCGCGGGCTTGCCGCGGGTGAGATCGAGGGTCAGCCCTGCCGCGCACAGCGCGTCGTAGAGCTTTCGGAGGTCCTCCTGGGTGGCGCGAAGCTCGTCGGCACTCTTGGAGTGATAGTTCAACGGGGGACCTCATGTATCGGACTGAGATGTGCATCGGCGTGAGATGTATGGGGACCCCGCGCACCCGAGAGAGCCCGTTGACCCTTGCTGCCTTCCGGCCCTGGGGGAGTTCACAGGATGCACGCCGCGCGGGATCCGTCGTCAAGTGTAGCGAGTGGGTCGGCGCGTTCTGCAATCGGTCCGTGCGACGGTCCCCACCAGCGGCGATCCGCGATGGCAGCTACTCGAAGGCTCCTTCGAATCGGACAAAGTTCGCATTCGCTGCGAGTCAGCCGCACCCGCCGTAGATTCGGTCACCGCGCCCCCACAAGGGGCTGAATTCTGTGTGAACTCTCACCACCGTAGGAGACGCAACCCATGACCTCTGTCGACAGACAATCCTCCGAATCGACCGCCGCGGCCGGGCACGGTTCACTCGGGTCGAGCCTCAAGCCCCGACACATCACCATGATCTCCATCGCCGGCGTCATCGGTGCCGGTCTGTTCGTCGGTTCGGCGAACGCCATCGAGAAGGCCGGACCGGCGGTATTGATCTCCTACGCAATGGCAGGCGCTCTGGTCGTGCTGGTGATGCGCATGCTCGGCGAGATGGCGACCGCCAACCCCGACACCGGCTCGTTCTCGGTGTACGCTGACCGCGCCCTCGGCCGCTGGGCCGGCTTCTCCGTCGGCTGGCTGTACTGGTGGTTCTGGGTGCTCGTGATCCCCGTCGAGGCGACGGCCGCGGCGTCGATCCTCACCGATCTCATCGGTGGCGCGCAATGGATCTGGGCGCTGGCGGTCACGATGCTGTTGACCGTCACCAACCTGATCAGCGTCGGCAACTACGGCGAGTTCGAGTTCTGGTTCGCGTTGATCAAGGTCGTCGCGATCGTGTTGTTCATCATCGTCGGTGTCGCGGCGATGCTCGGCTGGATTCCGAGTTCGGAGGTCAGCGGCATCCATCATCTGTGGCAGCCGGACGGCTTCATGCCCAACGGTTTCGGCGCGGTCATCGCCGGCATGCTCATCACGATGTTCTCGTTCATGGGCACCGAGATCGTTACCATCGCCGCAGCCGAATCACCCAACCCGGAGAAGGGCATCACCAAGGCGGTCAACTCGGTGATCTGGCGGATCTCGCTGTTCTATCTCGGCTCGATCTTCGTCGTCGTGTCCCTGCTGCCCTACAACAAGCTGCCCGACGGCTCCTACCAGTCGGTGCTCGAGGCGATCGGCATCCCGCACGCCGCGCTGATCATGGACATCGTCATCCTGACCGCCGTCGCCTCGTGCCTGAACTCCGCGCTCTACACCGCCTCCCGCATGCTGTTCTCGCTCGGCACCCGGCACGACGCACCGTGGGCCGTGCGACGGCTGACCCGCAACGGCGTGCCGTGGGTGTCGGTGCTGTTGTCGATGGTCATCGGATTCCTGGCGGTGATCGGCAACTATGTGTTGCCGGACAAGATCTTTGCGTGGCTGCTGGCCACGAGCGGCGCAATCGCGCTGTTCGTCTATCTGACCATCGCCGCCAGCCAGCTGAAACTCGGCCGCACGCTGCGTCAAGAAGGGCATCGGCCCGCGGTGACGATGTGGTTGTTCCCCTACCTGACCGGTGCGGTGATGGTGTTCATCGTCGCGGTACTGGTGCTCATGGTGTTCGACGCAGGACAGCGGCAGGCGATCATCTTCTCCGCGATCTCCGCGCTGATCATCGTCGCGGCCGGGGTGATCGTCCAGAAGCGCAGCACCGATCCGCATCCGGTCACCCCCGCGCAGCAGTAGCACTTTCGTCGGAACTGTCGCATTTCCCGCCGCGGTGGCGATAGAGCAGCTGAGGAGGTCACTCATGACGATTCACACTCTGATCCGCTCTTTCGCCGCCGCAGGCGTGGCCCTGGGGGCACTCGTTCTCGCACAACCCGCCGACGCGTCGGCGTCGGTCACGGCCATCGGGTTCCAGATCAATCCCGCGCCGTACGGGATGCCGACCGGCAGCCTCGACTCCACACCCGCCCGGTGTTTCGCCGAGGTCGGCCGCCACCGCGGCGAGGTCACCATCACCGCCGAGAAGTGGGCGCGGTGGTTCTGCCCACCGAACTCCGAGGTGCGGTGGATCAACCTGTCGACCGGCGCCACCGGCGCTGCCCGACTCAGCAACGGACTCAACGACATACCGGCGCACGCCGATCTGCGCACCGGTCCGGGACAGGTCGCACTGACCTTGCTTCCCGGCGGTGTGTACACGCCGGGGTTCGCCACGGTCGCGGTGCCCTGACGCCGGCCGACGAAGGTCACCCGCCCTCAGGCGACCTCACGGATCCATTCCGCGATCATCGCCGCGCCGATCTGATTGGGGTGACCGGAGACCGCGATCTCGCGCGGGACGGCTCCCTCGAACCATGGCTGAGCCGAGCACGGGTCATGTCCGGCCGAGCGTGCTCCGACGTCGACGAACGCTGCGCCGTATCGTGCCGCGATCCGCGCCTGAGTCGCATTGAACTGTGCGAGAAAGTCATTCATCCAGGCGGCGTCGCCATCGGATGCGGGGACGAACGGCCAGCATCCCCGTCTGCCGACCTGACCACCGTGGCCGACGAGCACGATGCGGGCGTTGGGTGCGGCCTTCTCGCGCACCGCGCGCATCACGCCGTCGACCTGGCCTTCCATGTAGGCGAGCATGCGATGCGCCGCAGCGATGTGCCCGACGTTGAATCGACAGCGCGCGTCGTTGCCGGATAGTGGGACTTGGCACCGCTCGGCGATGGCTCCCCAGTTGAGGTCGTTTCCGCCGATGGAGATGGTGACGAGGTTGGTGGTCTTGCTGACGCCTCGGATCTGGGGTGGGATCGGCCCGAACGGCCCGTTCTCCGGCAGATGGGTCACGTTGGCCGCCCACGCACCCGCGCACGAACGGTCGACGAAGCTGCGCACGTGCGCGATCCGAGCGAGCACACTGGGATACGACGTGGAACTCCGCCAACAACCGTCGGACGGTTGCAGACCAGGCATGTTGCCGGAGGCGCGGGAGTCGCCGAGCGCGACATAGTTCAAGCCCGACGGCAAAGCGTGAGCCGAGGGGCTCTCGACGACCGCGCCGAGTATCGAGGCGAGGAGAGCGACGATCACGATCACGATTCGCCGCAGCGTTGCGGCACCGGGCATATCTGGCATGAGAAGCAAGGTGCCGCATGGCGGCATCAGTGGCAAGTTGACACGGGAGACCGTTCGACCCTGACGTCAATCGAAGGACGAGCCACGGATTTCTGCCCGGCGGCCTACTCCTCTCGACGAGCAGACACCGTGGACCGCTCCACCACACGTTGCCTCATCCAGCGGCTCCCGTATGCAAGCCCACCGAAGAAGACGAACGACACCGGCTGCCACCACAGCACGGCACCAATGGCGACCAGTGCGAAGACAAATGCCAGGCCGAAGAGCAGCGCCAAGACTGCTGAAACGTATTGAACAATGATAAGAAACGCTCGGGTCACACTATCGCCCTTTCGCCGCTAGCTGAGATCTTCCGACCACATCGCCACCAGCAGTTGATCATCCCACCTGGAATTCCACGACTCGTATCCATCGTGGTTGGGATCGATAGAGAAGGAGAATCCGCTATCGAGTAGGACGGTTAGGTCATACTCCTTCGTGTATATCGCCGAGGTTATCGGGCTCTCTTTCAGAGGCGTAAGCAGGTCGACACGCGGAGTCCCGTTCCGGGGATCCACAACAAA
Encoded proteins:
- a CDS encoding SGNH/GDSL hydrolase family protein produces the protein MPDMPGAATLRRIVIVIVALLASILGAVVESPSAHALPSGLNYVALGDSRASGNMPGLQPSDGCWRSSTSYPSVLARIAHVRSFVDRSCAGAWAANVTHLPENGPFGPIPPQIRGVSKTTNLVTISIGGNDLNWGAIAERCQVPLSGNDARCRFNVGHIAAAHRMLAYMEGQVDGVMRAVREKAAPNARIVLVGHGGQVGRRGCWPFVPASDGDAAWMNDFLAQFNATQARIAARYGAAFVDVGARSAGHDPCSAQPWFEGAVPREIAVSGHPNQIGAAMIAEWIREVA
- a CDS encoding aminotransferase class I/II-fold pyridoxal phosphate-dependent enzyme; translated protein: MNYHSKSADELRATQEDLRKLYDALCAAGLTLDLTRGKPAPEQLDLSNELLSLPGADFRAADGTDTRNYGGLRGLPELREIFSEIFAVDPANLIAYGNASLEIMHHLTTFGLLRGTVDSAQPWSSGPVKFLCPVPGYDRHFAITEQYGIEMVPVPMNPDGPDVDACAALTAADPSIKGMWAVPTYSNPTGVTFSAEVTEGLLSMPAADDFRIYWDNAYAVHTLVDEAPTPLPVIEMAAAAGNPNRVYVLGSTSKITFAGAGVSFFGSSKANVDWFVENIGFATIGPDKVNQLRHARFFGDAAGVRAHMARHRDILAPKFATVLGILEDRLAESKVASWSEPEGGYFINLDVPDGAASRTIALAKDAGIALTPAGSTFPYKNDPHDRNIRLAPTFPSIDDLQVAMDGVATCVLLAATETLLSAHGS
- a CDS encoding amino acid permease, whose translation is MTSVDRQSSESTAAAGHGSLGSSLKPRHITMISIAGVIGAGLFVGSANAIEKAGPAVLISYAMAGALVVLVMRMLGEMATANPDTGSFSVYADRALGRWAGFSVGWLYWWFWVLVIPVEATAAASILTDLIGGAQWIWALAVTMLLTVTNLISVGNYGEFEFWFALIKVVAIVLFIIVGVAAMLGWIPSSEVSGIHHLWQPDGFMPNGFGAVIAGMLITMFSFMGTEIVTIAAAESPNPEKGITKAVNSVIWRISLFYLGSIFVVVSLLPYNKLPDGSYQSVLEAIGIPHAALIMDIVILTAVASCLNSALYTASRMLFSLGTRHDAPWAVRRLTRNGVPWVSVLLSMVIGFLAVIGNYVLPDKIFAWLLATSGAIALFVYLTIAASQLKLGRTLRQEGHRPAVTMWLFPYLTGAVMVFIVAVLVLMVFDAGQRQAIIFSAISALIIVAAGVIVQKRSTDPHPVTPAQQ